The Altererythrobacter sp. CAU 1644 genome has a window encoding:
- a CDS encoding MlaA family lipoprotein → MGLPLASIVLLSSPLPTAPEFPVEQPIFYQSDETAADTQGGEEYGTGDPPAGTQAEAPVEGAIVVTGDAPPPPGDPLEDINLKSFELTQNVDQALVAPLADAYEEELPKPLRRGLRNFLRNLLEPVNFLNYMLQLKPGKAAETLGRFTINSTIGVAGLIDVAKKEPFNLPYRRNGFANTLGYYGVGPGPFLVLPLVGATTLRDVLGSGIDQAVLPFAVGAPFNTPYYGIPAYTVNSLEFRIEFDEKLQKINDSVDPYSSMRETYLCQREAEIAALKNRPPPRDCSLEALFPDEYGLAPSATATTPFQAGAPVEENAPVVSDGEANPAESAPVQVFEIPPATNVEPAAPAEAPVVETEPASSITLENGCALLEQGVDALHVVSC, encoded by the coding sequence ATGGGCCTGCCGCTTGCCTCCATTGTCTTGTTGTCTTCCCCCCTCCCGACAGCGCCGGAATTCCCGGTCGAACAGCCGATCTTCTATCAGTCGGACGAAACAGCGGCTGATACCCAGGGAGGCGAAGAGTACGGCACCGGAGACCCGCCGGCTGGCACGCAGGCCGAAGCACCGGTCGAGGGCGCAATCGTGGTTACAGGCGACGCTCCGCCTCCGCCGGGCGACCCGCTCGAGGACATCAATCTCAAGAGCTTCGAGCTCACCCAGAACGTCGACCAGGCGCTCGTCGCGCCGCTTGCCGATGCCTATGAGGAAGAACTGCCCAAACCCCTCCGCCGGGGCCTGAGGAACTTCCTGCGCAATCTGCTCGAGCCGGTGAATTTTCTCAATTACATGCTCCAGCTGAAGCCCGGCAAGGCTGCCGAGACGCTCGGCCGGTTCACCATCAACTCGACCATCGGCGTCGCGGGCCTGATCGATGTGGCGAAGAAGGAGCCGTTCAACCTGCCCTATCGTCGCAACGGCTTTGCCAACACGCTTGGTTATTACGGCGTCGGTCCTGGCCCCTTCCTCGTCCTCCCGCTGGTCGGGGCGACGACGCTACGCGATGTCCTTGGCAGCGGGATCGACCAGGCGGTCCTCCCTTTCGCGGTCGGTGCGCCGTTCAACACGCCATATTACGGGATTCCGGCTTACACGGTGAACTCGCTCGAATTCCGGATCGAGTTCGACGAAAAACTGCAGAAGATCAACGACAGCGTCGATCCCTATTCCTCGATGCGCGAAACCTATCTGTGCCAGCGCGAAGCGGAAATTGCCGCGCTCAAGAACCGCCCGCCGCCGCGCGATTGCAGCCTCGAGGCGCTGTTCCCTGACGAATATGGGCTGGCGCCGTCTGCCACGGCAACCACCCCGTTCCAGGCCGGTGCGCCGGTCGAGGAAAACGCCCCGGTCGTATCGGATGGAGAGGCCAACCCCGCAGAAAGCGCGCCTGTCCAAGTTTTCGAAATCCCGCCTGCCACGAATGTCGAGCCAGCTGCGCCCGCCGAAGCCCCGGTCGTCGAGACAGAACCGGCTTCGTCAATCACCCTTGAAAACGGCTGCGCGCTTCTCGAGCAGGGCGTCGATGCCCTCCATGTGGTCTCCTGTTAG
- a CDS encoding crotonase/enoyl-CoA hydratase family protein: MLKIETADHVTTLTLNRPDTMNPLGAKGDGDAFAAACDAINLDLDVRCVILTGAGRAFSAGGDIKAMKERSGTFGGNAPEISDGYRNNIHKVLRSLYGLRVPLIAAVNGPAIGLGCDIACLGDIRISSDKAKFGVTFLKLGIIPGDGGTWILPRIIGEARAAELFYTGDVIDAATALDWGLVSRVVEHDRLMDEARALATKVAAMPPHALRHAKNLMRQGRSVTYDTALEMAANTQALMHLTGDHMEGIDALLEKRAAVFKGD, from the coding sequence ATGCTCAAGATCGAAACCGCTGATCACGTCACCACGCTCACTCTCAATCGTCCCGACACGATGAATCCCCTTGGCGCCAAGGGCGATGGCGATGCCTTTGCCGCGGCCTGCGATGCGATCAACCTTGACCTGGACGTGCGCTGCGTGATCCTCACCGGCGCCGGTCGCGCCTTCAGCGCAGGCGGCGATATCAAGGCAATGAAGGAGCGGAGCGGGACCTTCGGCGGCAACGCGCCCGAGATCTCCGACGGTTATCGCAACAATATCCACAAGGTGTTGCGCTCTCTCTATGGCCTGCGCGTTCCGCTGATCGCGGCGGTCAACGGGCCGGCGATCGGGCTGGGTTGTGACATTGCCTGCCTCGGCGACATTCGCATATCCAGCGACAAGGCGAAGTTCGGCGTCACCTTCCTCAAGCTCGGCATCATCCCGGGCGATGGCGGGACCTGGATCCTGCCGCGCATCATCGGCGAGGCGCGCGCGGCGGAGCTATTCTACACCGGCGATGTGATCGACGCCGCGACCGCGCTGGACTGGGGTCTGGTCAGCCGCGTGGTCGAACACGACCGCCTGATGGATGAGGCGCGCGCGCTTGCAACCAAGGTCGCTGCCATGCCTCCGCACGCGCTCCGCCATGCCAAGAATTTGATGCGACAGGGCCGCTCGGTCACCTATGACACAGCGCTTGAGATGGCCGCCAACACCCAGGCGCTGATGCACCTAACAGGAGACCACATGGAGGGCATCGACGCCCTGCTCGAGAAGCGCGCAGCCGTTTTCAAGGGTGATTGA
- a CDS encoding alpha/beta hydrolase produces the protein MLQTVIGTVAVAYIAILLTLTVFQRFFIYPALKGEGRDVPGFEQVLYPTADGLDLMAGYKPAGDGKPTIVYFHGNGADWQSSVVATDRLTPAGYGVFAAEYRGYRGNPGSPSEDGLYADGRAALTWLKQRGVAGGDIVLVGNSIGSGVASQLATEFDPRALVLISPFASLPQIAGEKLWWLPVRAVLRDQFDNKAKIGEIAAPILLLHGDADTLIPDHHSRELAAMNSAARLVIFPNAGHELAWHDAAEREMLAFLEELDAQDRNR, from the coding sequence TTGCTCCAGACAGTTATCGGCACGGTCGCGGTCGCCTATATCGCGATCCTGCTGACGCTTACGGTCTTCCAGCGGTTCTTCATCTATCCCGCCCTCAAGGGCGAGGGGCGCGATGTCCCCGGATTCGAACAGGTGCTCTACCCCACTGCTGACGGGCTTGACCTCATGGCGGGCTACAAGCCTGCTGGCGACGGCAAGCCGACCATTGTCTACTTTCATGGCAACGGTGCCGACTGGCAAAGTTCGGTCGTCGCAACCGACCGATTGACGCCCGCAGGCTATGGTGTGTTCGCGGCTGAGTATCGCGGCTATCGCGGCAATCCAGGGAGCCCCAGCGAAGATGGCCTCTACGCCGATGGCCGGGCAGCGCTGACATGGCTCAAGCAGCGCGGCGTAGCCGGAGGCGACATCGTATTGGTCGGAAACTCGATCGGCAGCGGCGTCGCTTCGCAACTCGCCACGGAATTCGATCCGCGCGCGCTGGTGTTGATCTCTCCCTTTGCCAGCCTGCCGCAGATCGCGGGCGAGAAGCTATGGTGGCTGCCGGTCCGTGCGGTCTTGCGCGACCAGTTCGACAACAAGGCGAAGATCGGCGAGATAGCAGCGCCGATCCTGCTCCTCCATGGCGATGCCGATACGCTGATCCCCGATCATCATTCACGCGAACTCGCCGCGATGAACTCGGCTGCGCGACTGGTCATTTTCCCCAATGCGGGACATGAACTGGCGTGGCATGATGCCGCTGAGCGCGAAATGCTCGCATTCCTGGAGGAACTCGATGCTCAAGATCGAAACCGCTGA
- the dxs gene encoding 1-deoxy-D-xylulose-5-phosphate synthase, protein MSTPPKTPLLDTVDTPADLRKLDRSQLRQLADELRAEMIDAVGQTGGHLGSGLGVVELTTAIHYVFDTPDDKLVWDVGHQCYPHKILTGRRDRIRTLRQGGGLSGFTKRSESEYDPFGAAHSSTSISAALGFAMANKMQGKPGRGIAVIGDGAMSAGMAYEAMNNAEQAGNRLVVILNDNDMSIAPPVGGLSAYLARTVSSSEYLHLRHLASRISKKLSRRVWSGLEKAEEYARGMVTGGTLFEELGFYYVGPIDGHNLDHLIPVLENVRDSEDGPVLIHVVTKKGKGYAPAENSADKYHGVAKFDVITGEQKKSSGGPPAYQNVFGDTLAKLADTDPRICAITAAMPSGTGVDRFAKAHPDRAFDVGIAEQHGVTFAAGLAAQGMRPFAAIYSTFLQRAYDQVVHDVAIQNLPVRFAIDRAGLVGADGCTHAGSFDITYLATLPNMVVMAAADEAELVHMTYTAAEYDDGPIAFRYPRGAGIGLDLPETPQKLEIGKGRIVREGTKVAILSLGARLEEARKAADLLEAKGLSTTVADLRFAKPLDTDLIEKLLRSHEVVVTVEEGAVGGLGAHVLTFASDEGLTDAGLKIRTMRLPDIYQDHDDPMKQYDEAGLNAPHIVDTVLKALRHNSASENERVEEVRA, encoded by the coding sequence ATGAGCACTCCCCCAAAGACACCGCTGCTCGATACGGTCGACACACCCGCCGATCTGCGCAAGCTCGACCGGAGCCAGTTGCGGCAATTGGCCGATGAACTGCGCGCCGAGATGATCGATGCCGTCGGCCAGACTGGCGGCCACCTGGGCTCGGGTCTGGGCGTGGTCGAACTGACCACCGCGATCCACTATGTGTTCGATACGCCCGATGACAAGCTGGTCTGGGACGTCGGGCATCAATGCTATCCGCACAAGATACTGACCGGACGACGTGACCGGATTCGTACGCTGCGACAGGGCGGTGGCCTCTCAGGCTTCACCAAGCGGAGCGAAAGCGAGTACGACCCCTTCGGCGCGGCCCACAGTTCGACTTCGATCTCCGCCGCGCTCGGCTTCGCCATGGCGAACAAGATGCAGGGCAAGCCCGGCCGCGGGATCGCGGTGATCGGCGATGGCGCCATGAGCGCCGGCATGGCCTATGAGGCGATGAACAATGCCGAACAGGCCGGCAACAGGCTGGTGGTCATCCTCAATGACAACGACATGTCGATTGCCCCGCCGGTCGGTGGGCTTTCGGCCTATCTCGCGCGTACTGTGTCCTCGAGCGAGTATCTGCACCTGCGCCACCTCGCCTCGCGCATTTCGAAGAAGCTCAGCCGCCGCGTGTGGAGCGGGCTCGAGAAGGCCGAGGAATACGCCCGCGGCATGGTCACGGGCGGTACCTTGTTCGAGGAGTTGGGGTTCTACTACGTCGGCCCGATCGACGGTCACAATCTCGACCATTTGATCCCGGTGCTCGAAAACGTGCGCGACAGCGAGGATGGCCCGGTGCTGATCCATGTTGTGACCAAGAAGGGCAAGGGTTACGCTCCTGCCGAGAACAGCGCGGACAAGTATCACGGCGTCGCGAAGTTCGATGTCATTACCGGCGAACAGAAGAAGTCGAGCGGCGGCCCGCCCGCCTACCAGAACGTGTTCGGCGATACGCTGGCGAAACTCGCCGACACCGACCCGCGCATCTGCGCCATCACCGCAGCCATGCCGAGCGGCACTGGCGTCGACCGGTTTGCCAAGGCGCACCCGGATCGCGCCTTCGATGTTGGCATTGCCGAACAGCATGGTGTCACCTTTGCTGCGGGTCTTGCCGCGCAAGGCATGCGCCCGTTTGCGGCAATCTATTCGACTTTCTTGCAGCGCGCCTACGACCAGGTGGTCCACGACGTGGCGATCCAGAACCTGCCGGTGCGCTTTGCGATCGACCGCGCCGGTCTGGTCGGCGCTGACGGCTGCACCCATGCCGGCAGCTTCGACATCACCTATCTTGCCACGCTGCCCAACATGGTGGTGATGGCGGCAGCGGACGAAGCCGAACTGGTCCATATGACCTATACCGCGGCCGAGTATGACGATGGCCCGATCGCCTTCCGCTATCCGCGTGGAGCGGGGATTGGGTTGGATCTTCCCGAGACTCCGCAGAAGCTCGAGATCGGCAAGGGCCGGATTGTCCGAGAAGGCACCAAGGTAGCGATCCTGTCGCTTGGTGCGCGTCTCGAGGAGGCGCGGAAGGCTGCCGACTTGCTAGAGGCCAAGGGGCTGTCGACAACGGTCGCCGATTTGCGCTTCGCCAAGCCGCTCGACACCGACTTGATCGAGAAGCTCTTGCGCAGTCACGAGGTGGTGGTGACGGTCGAGGAAGGCGCCGTGGGCGGCCTCGGCGCGCATGTGCTTACCTTCGCGAGCGACGAGGGCCTGACCGATGCCGGGCTCAAGATCCGCACCATGCGCTTGCCTGACATCTACCAGGACCATGACGATCCGATGAAGCAATATGACGAGGCCGGTCTCAATGCGCCGCATATCGTCGACACCGTGCTCAAGGCACTGCGGCACAATTCGGCCAGCGAAAACGAACGCGTGGAAGAGGTGCGGGCCTGA
- a CDS encoding Fur family transcriptional regulator codes for MAQAQTKAHDHAHHEHSGRKLIDAARDALTKAGEQWTGMRESVFAELAQHERPVSAYDIADNLSRSRGKRVAPNSVYRILDLFVTNNLALRVESANAFLANTHPGCEHDCIFLVCDECGEATHVDDDEVSQTVRRIAGDHSFKAERPVIEIRGLCRACAE; via the coding sequence ATGGCACAAGCACAAACCAAGGCGCATGACCACGCCCACCACGAGCATTCCGGACGCAAGCTGATCGATGCTGCGCGCGACGCGCTGACCAAGGCGGGCGAGCAATGGACCGGCATGCGCGAATCCGTTTTCGCCGAACTGGCCCAGCACGAGCGGCCGGTGTCCGCCTACGATATCGCCGACAACCTGTCGCGTAGCCGCGGCAAGCGCGTGGCGCCCAACAGCGTCTACCGCATCCTCGACCTGTTCGTGACCAATAATCTCGCACTGAGGGTCGAGAGCGCCAACGCTTTCCTCGCCAACACCCACCCGGGCTGCGAGCACGACTGCATCTTTCTCGTCTGCGACGAATGCGGCGAGGCGACCCACGTCGATGACGACGAGGTCAGCCAGACCGTACGTCGAATTGCAGGCGACCACAGCTTCAAGGCTGAGCGCCCCGTGATCGAAATCCGCGGGCTGTGCAGGGCATGCGCAGAATGA
- the msrA gene encoding peptide-methionine (S)-S-oxide reductase MsrA: MRRALPIIAAIGLALAGCQQPAVASEKIVEAPAATRVAKEAPGLKVAVFAGGCFWGVEGVFSHVKGVKSAVSGYHGGNAATATYRQTNTGVTGHAEAVRITYDPEIVRYDQLLQIFFSVVADPTLRNRQGPDVGPQYRAALVPLGKEQRAVASAYLKQMQASGAWKKPIVTEIESYRKFYPAEDYHQDFMARNPRHGYIVRWDKPKVAGLKSLYPEHFRSSFLRDHK; encoded by the coding sequence ATGAGGCGCGCGCTCCCCATCATCGCAGCCATCGGGCTGGCTCTCGCCGGATGCCAGCAACCGGCGGTCGCTTCCGAAAAGATCGTTGAAGCTCCCGCAGCCACTCGGGTCGCCAAGGAAGCCCCCGGCCTCAAGGTCGCGGTCTTTGCCGGAGGTTGCTTCTGGGGCGTCGAGGGCGTGTTCAGCCATGTGAAGGGCGTGAAGAGCGCCGTCTCTGGCTATCACGGCGGCAATGCCGCGACCGCCACCTATCGCCAGACGAATACCGGCGTGACCGGCCATGCCGAAGCGGTGCGGATTACCTACGATCCAGAGATTGTCCGCTACGACCAGTTGCTGCAGATCTTCTTTTCGGTGGTCGCCGATCCCACGCTCAGGAACCGCCAGGGCCCGGATGTCGGGCCGCAATATCGCGCGGCGCTGGTGCCGCTCGGGAAAGAGCAGCGCGCCGTCGCCTCGGCCTATCTCAAGCAGATGCAGGCGAGCGGCGCATGGAAAAAGCCGATCGTGACCGAGATCGAAAGTTACCGCAAATTCTACCCGGCCGAGGACTATCACCAGGACTTCATGGCTCGCAATCCGCGCCACGGCTATATCGTGCGCTGGGATAAGCCCAAGGTCGCCGGGCTCAAGTCGCTCTACCCCGAGCACTTCCGGTCCAGCTTCCTGCGCGATCACAAGTAG